From one Peredibacter starrii genomic stretch:
- a CDS encoding CPBP family intramembrane glutamic endopeptidase, protein MIGFFALVIIYFGFSWGLPWHKLPSTISFSYIFDLLFALGVSFFYRLPWKFKWNITRQTWKAVAEVVALAVAAIAAIWYMDIETPFRLVNGLEWHLLFFAPILEELVFRQTFQRVLIAQVGGKYVTSMLVASIFAFSHLVGLTVLPVEYVPFIGFQVFYTFVLGIICGQALLRFHSVIAPIFLHFLFNLSFYIALQLEVI, encoded by the coding sequence TTGATCGGTTTTTTTGCCCTCGTTATCATTTATTTCGGTTTTTCATGGGGTCTTCCTTGGCATAAGTTGCCATCGACCATTTCATTCTCTTATATCTTCGATCTATTGTTCGCTCTGGGCGTTTCTTTCTTCTATCGATTACCTTGGAAATTTAAGTGGAACATCACTCGTCAGACCTGGAAGGCCGTGGCGGAAGTGGTGGCCCTGGCGGTGGCGGCGATTGCGGCCATTTGGTATATGGACATCGAGACTCCATTCCGTTTAGTGAATGGTCTTGAGTGGCACTTATTATTCTTCGCTCCGATCTTGGAAGAACTGGTTTTCCGTCAGACTTTCCAGCGTGTGTTGATTGCTCAGGTAGGAGGGAAGTATGTGACCTCGATGCTTGTGGCATCGATCTTCGCTTTCTCGCATTTAGTTGGGCTAACGGTTCTACCAGTTGAGTACGTTCCTTTCATCGGATTTCAGGTGTTTTACACCTTCGTTCTAGGGATTATTTGTGGTCAGGCTCTCCTGAGATTTCACTCAGTTATCGCCCCGATTTTCCTACATTTCTTGTTCAATCTGTCGTTCTATATCGCTCTTCAGTTGGAAGTGATTTAG
- a CDS encoding GNAT family N-acetyltransferase, with translation MNVKLKPYDTSSQAEAEEIFAVVQEYYERSPFPPTVEKIMQGGVKYFRAMRDEKQVGISGYVMKTPNLAETVKTTVFKEFQGTGVGKEISLAIEEECKRIGIKKVMTTIYHFNHAMIGIKLKQGYTIEGYHPDHEAPGFHEYSLGKVLK, from the coding sequence ATGAACGTAAAGCTTAAACCATACGATACATCCTCTCAGGCAGAGGCGGAGGAGATCTTCGCGGTGGTACAAGAGTATTATGAAAGATCTCCCTTTCCACCGACTGTAGAGAAGATCATGCAGGGTGGAGTGAAATACTTCCGGGCCATGCGTGATGAAAAACAAGTTGGGATCTCTGGATATGTGATGAAGACTCCTAATCTTGCTGAAACGGTGAAGACCACGGTCTTCAAAGAATTTCAGGGAACTGGTGTCGGGAAGGAAATCTCTCTCGCGATTGAAGAAGAGTGTAAGCGCATCGGTATTAAAAAAGTCATGACTACGATTTATCATTTCAACCACGCCATGATTGGTATCAAGCTTAAACAGGGCTATACCATTGAGGGCTATCACCCAGATCATGAGGCCCCTGGCTTTCATGAATACAGTCTGGGGAAAGTCTTAAAATGA
- a CDS encoding LOG family protein, whose amino-acid sequence MKVCIFCGANASTDPEVDRQVKLITDHFVKHNVELVYGGAGIGIMGALATEVMVKGGRVTGVIPQRLMKKEIAHGGLTELHVVKDMHERKKMMYDLSDAFLIFPGGMGTMDELFEILTWKQLGIHAKPIALFNINHYYDDLIKFLNLGVERNLIKAPDRKLLFESSDWNEIWNHFNERKA is encoded by the coding sequence ATGAAAGTTTGTATTTTTTGTGGAGCAAATGCCAGCACTGATCCGGAAGTTGATCGTCAGGTAAAACTTATCACAGATCATTTTGTAAAACATAACGTGGAACTGGTCTACGGTGGTGCCGGAATTGGCATCATGGGTGCCCTTGCCACTGAGGTTATGGTGAAGGGCGGAAGAGTGACTGGTGTCATTCCTCAGCGTCTGATGAAAAAAGAAATTGCTCACGGTGGTCTGACCGAACTTCATGTGGTCAAAGACATGCATGAACGAAAGAAGATGATGTATGACCTTTCCGACGCGTTTTTAATCTTCCCGGGCGGAATGGGTACGATGGATGAACTGTTTGAGATTCTTACCTGGAAACAGTTGGGAATTCACGCTAAGCCCATTGCGCTTTTTAACATCAATCATTACTACGATGATCTGATTAAGTTTTTAAATCTGGGTGTTGAGAGAAATCTCATCAAAGCACCTGATAGAAAACTTTTGTTTGAGTCTTCTGACTGGAACGAAATTTGGAACCACTTCAATGAACGTAAAGCTTAA